In a genomic window of Streptomyces pristinaespiralis:
- a CDS encoding carboxylesterase/lipase family protein, with product MVVFRTNDGSVRGRPVGDDVVAVLGIPYAAPPFGAARFREPQPVEPWTGVRDCTRFGPVAPQSAELPGSPSWSPGDEDVLTLNVWAPAGAVSRPVLVWIHGGAYTFGSSAQPDFDGTALARDGGLVVVTVNYRLGFEGFGHVPAGEDGTGVRHPDNRGLLDQAAALRWVRENIGAFGGDPDNVTAAGQSAGATSVAALMVMDQARGLFRRAIAHSAVGPCWSAAQAREITARVAAAAGVPATAAALAATPPEALVAASDTVADGYRHDPASGHLHYDPVLYAPVADGVVLPADPLAAVAAGAGRKVDLLVCHTTQEYRLMDAVGSSKKVTTWEGLKRFTADFGLPDDLPDRYRALLPDGAPVLDVYLSVFGDLLFAEYSSRLGEAHARAGGRTFVSRFDRRRGGPQGEVLAWHSADVPLAFGNHGLAAVEFLIGGPPSAADDRLSRRMLSAWAEFAATGDPGWRPLDGAGAGPARIWAPDDGDAGTPLPDTRPLWGDFEYRPLGP from the coding sequence ATGGTGGTGTTCCGGACGAACGACGGGTCTGTGCGCGGACGCCCGGTCGGGGACGATGTGGTGGCCGTGCTCGGGATTCCGTACGCCGCGCCTCCCTTCGGGGCGGCGCGGTTCCGCGAGCCGCAGCCCGTCGAGCCCTGGACCGGGGTACGGGACTGTACGCGTTTCGGGCCGGTCGCCCCGCAGTCGGCGGAGCTGCCGGGATCGCCGTCGTGGTCGCCCGGTGACGAGGACGTCCTGACGCTCAACGTGTGGGCCCCGGCGGGCGCCGTCTCGCGGCCCGTGCTGGTGTGGATCCACGGCGGGGCGTACACCTTCGGGTCCTCCGCGCAGCCCGACTTCGACGGGACGGCCCTGGCCCGCGACGGCGGGCTGGTCGTGGTGACGGTCAACTACCGGCTGGGGTTCGAGGGTTTCGGGCACGTACCGGCCGGCGAGGACGGCACGGGAGTGCGTCACCCGGACAACCGCGGCCTGCTCGACCAGGCCGCGGCGCTGCGGTGGGTGCGGGAGAACATCGGCGCGTTCGGCGGCGACCCGGACAACGTCACGGCGGCCGGACAGTCCGCCGGGGCCACCTCCGTGGCCGCGCTGATGGTGATGGATCAGGCCCGGGGGCTGTTCCGCCGCGCGATCGCGCACAGTGCGGTGGGACCGTGCTGGTCGGCCGCGCAGGCACGGGAGATCACGGCGCGGGTCGCGGCCGCGGCGGGCGTTCCGGCGACGGCCGCGGCCCTGGCCGCGACACCGCCCGAGGCATTGGTCGCCGCCTCCGACACGGTCGCGGACGGCTACCGCCACGACCCCGCGTCGGGACACCTCCACTACGACCCGGTGCTCTACGCTCCGGTCGCCGACGGTGTCGTCCTGCCGGCGGACCCGCTCGCCGCCGTGGCCGCGGGGGCCGGGAGAAAGGTGGACCTGCTCGTCTGCCACACCACGCAGGAGTACCGGCTGATGGACGCCGTCGGCAGCAGCAAGAAGGTCACGACGTGGGAGGGACTGAAGCGGTTCACAGCCGATTTCGGGCTGCCGGACGATCTGCCGGACCGCTACCGGGCCCTCCTGCCGGACGGCGCGCCGGTGCTCGACGTGTATCTCTCGGTCTTCGGCGACCTGCTGTTCGCCGAGTACAGCAGCAGGCTCGGTGAGGCGCACGCACGGGCGGGCGGCCGGACGTTCGTGTCCCGCTTCGACCGGCGGCGCGGCGGCCCGCAGGGCGAGGTGCTCGCCTGGCACTCCGCCGATGTGCCCTTGGCGTTCGGCAACCACGGCCTGGCCGCGGTGGAGTTCCTCATCGGCGGCCCGCCCTCCGCGGCGGACGACCGCCTGTCGCGGCGCATGCTCTCGGCGTGGGCGGAGTTCGCAGCGACCGGCGATCCCGGGTGGCGGCCCCTCGACGGGGCAGGGGCGGGACCGGCACGCATCTGGGCACCGGACGACGGCGACGCCGGCACCCCGCTGCCCGATACCCGGCCGCTGTGGGGCGACTTCGAGTACCGGCCGCTGGGACCGTAG
- a CDS encoding DNRLRE domain-containing protein has product MQQPSKADILESDIAWAAEHAEGSKAWAVTEARRTGKKVEVTDETTATTHTVANPDGTLTTELTTGPERVWRDGQWRKVDATLTTAADGGVRARSHPGGLRLAGKAGKPAASLSAASKAAPTDLVTLGDGDRSVTLQWKGGLPQPELHGTTARYQNAVPGADVIVEATRTGFEQFVEIAERPSAGGYSYTLPVRAKGLAAKANQDGSVSFTDTSTGEVRATMPAPVMWDASRDNRSGKHENRARVGMKVVNKGRGAVDLVITPDAKFLADPATQYPVTVDPSTSALGNLFDTYVQQGETVDWSGDTELDFGNPGTKNADGTYRTARSFVTWNTAPIADALVSKATLSLWNFHSGNTDCTAQPWEVWTANNATTSSRWTNQPTMGAKYATSTATRGNPACTATDGWITADVTNLAQYWAGQKWNVSGMGLRASSESDIQEWKRVNSANNTANQPKLSVTYNYRPSDGTSRQAGAPFKSYAGVWAVNTTTPILRDTFADADGDQVNGTFQVYDAATNTPITTPLGEGLLLSPYGEQGKPVSVTVPAGQLKDGRTYKFRTNAYDGTHYNLNWSPWTQFVVDTTAPSEPTDVVSSTYPEGWVGGGAGTPGTWTAGTTADSRSLQYRVDGSDADPETGAVDAGTWESVNTTTTSSGTSGTFSATPETDGNHQVEVRSVDRADNVGATTPYGFVAGGQDTNRPYKVDITMPAPDVDAPDPAYSNAPMPAFGGWNGWQSSAAGSGDEPAPQGARTLKQDNAKITVTPVKQRTKAADQELKKLAAEGGAPARSSGSALAAAGYTGPVITDYWCDATRVGLKSMFSRDEACLLYTWTVQVTDNATRPPKVYQQSYEMLWQLKLNPVGDEIKQFVQFMPLSGSSSPYLPFPAQPGAINLDITAQCPGTGCTEADGVTGFDWQDGRSPTWAGSLDGDLAQGNATLQWNGSVANASGSKDVDLSKELPLNIHAYFTTHLPGVTIPTDPHGDTPTFDVRCDKVAFTGKAPGCVFPDYVPGFALNSKKFPAAAAHAWLIQNKLAGNYGRDPLHPLMYLPKASRNSAGQTGAGWGESKNRYRICYGPNGMVYHKDTGAVPELSSKNSDKKSCDEYPFNATYQSAGMPAVEGGLNSKPVTDAGRGAECVQTYVPKLADGTWKLYDDRRYAAPTWSESCGRSSMSNNVNTQAMGRFGTVFVPEFRMLDRDPYWVRTTGLENCDASADTVKCTMTP; this is encoded by the coding sequence GTGCAGCAGCCGTCGAAGGCCGACATCCTCGAATCGGACATCGCCTGGGCAGCCGAGCACGCCGAAGGCTCCAAAGCATGGGCCGTCACAGAGGCGAGGCGCACCGGGAAGAAGGTGGAGGTCACCGACGAGACGACGGCCACCACTCACACCGTCGCGAACCCTGACGGCACGCTGACCACCGAGCTCACCACCGGGCCTGAGCGGGTGTGGCGTGACGGTCAGTGGCGGAAGGTCGATGCCACCCTCACCACCGCGGCAGACGGCGGGGTCCGCGCAAGATCCCACCCGGGCGGCCTCCGCCTGGCCGGGAAGGCGGGCAAGCCGGCGGCGTCGCTGAGCGCGGCGAGCAAGGCCGCCCCGACGGACCTGGTCACGTTGGGCGACGGAGACCGGTCCGTGACACTGCAGTGGAAGGGTGGCCTCCCCCAGCCCGAACTTCACGGCACGACAGCGCGGTACCAGAACGCCGTCCCAGGCGCCGACGTGATCGTCGAAGCGACCCGCACCGGGTTCGAGCAGTTCGTCGAGATCGCCGAGCGTCCGAGTGCCGGCGGCTACTCGTACACGCTGCCCGTCAGGGCCAAAGGGCTGGCGGCAAAGGCGAACCAGGACGGCTCGGTGTCCTTCACCGACACCTCGACCGGCGAGGTGCGGGCGACGATGCCCGCACCCGTGATGTGGGACGCGTCGAGGGACAATCGGTCCGGAAAGCACGAGAACCGGGCCCGCGTCGGGATGAAGGTCGTCAACAAGGGCCGCGGCGCCGTGGACCTGGTCATCACCCCCGACGCGAAGTTTCTCGCCGACCCGGCTACCCAGTACCCGGTGACGGTCGACCCGTCGACGTCCGCCCTGGGCAACCTGTTCGACACGTATGTCCAGCAGGGCGAGACGGTCGACTGGTCCGGCGACACCGAGTTGGACTTCGGCAATCCGGGTACCAAGAACGCGGACGGCACCTACCGCACGGCCCGTTCCTTCGTCACCTGGAACACGGCTCCCATCGCGGACGCCCTCGTGTCGAAGGCGACCCTGTCGCTGTGGAACTTCCACTCGGGCAACACCGACTGCACCGCGCAGCCGTGGGAGGTGTGGACGGCGAACAACGCCACCACCTCCAGCCGCTGGACGAACCAGCCGACCATGGGCGCTAAGTACGCGACCTCCACCGCCACCCGCGGTAACCCGGCCTGCACCGCTACGGACGGCTGGATCACCGCCGACGTCACCAATCTCGCCCAGTACTGGGCCGGCCAGAAGTGGAATGTCTCCGGCATGGGGCTGCGCGCCTCCAGCGAGAGCGACATCCAGGAGTGGAAGCGGGTCAACTCCGCCAACAACACGGCCAATCAGCCCAAGCTCTCGGTCACGTACAACTACCGGCCCTCGGACGGAACCAGCCGCCAGGCCGGCGCGCCGTTCAAGTCCTACGCCGGCGTGTGGGCCGTCAACACCACCACACCCATCCTGCGCGACACGTTCGCTGACGCTGACGGCGACCAGGTCAACGGCACCTTCCAGGTCTACGACGCCGCCACGAACACGCCCATCACAACGCCGCTCGGCGAGGGGCTGCTCCTGTCTCCCTACGGCGAACAGGGCAAGCCGGTCAGCGTGACCGTGCCGGCCGGTCAGCTCAAGGACGGCCGGACGTACAAGTTCCGCACCAACGCCTACGACGGCACCCACTACAACCTCAACTGGTCCCCCTGGACCCAGTTCGTCGTCGACACAACAGCGCCCAGCGAGCCGACCGACGTCGTGTCCTCCACCTACCCGGAGGGCTGGGTAGGTGGAGGGGCCGGAACACCTGGCACCTGGACAGCCGGCACCACCGCCGATTCCCGATCTCTGCAGTACCGCGTCGACGGATCGGATGCCGACCCGGAGACCGGGGCCGTCGATGCCGGCACCTGGGAATCGGTGAACACCACGACGACCAGCAGCGGCACCAGCGGAACGTTCTCCGCCACGCCCGAGACGGACGGCAACCACCAGGTCGAGGTCAGGTCGGTCGACCGGGCCGACAACGTCGGTGCCACCACCCCTTACGGATTCGTGGCCGGCGGCCAGGACACGAACCGGCCGTACAAGGTCGACATCACGATGCCCGCGCCGGACGTCGACGCTCCCGACCCGGCCTACAGCAATGCGCCCATGCCTGCCTTCGGCGGGTGGAACGGATGGCAGTCCTCCGCGGCCGGGAGCGGCGACGAGCCGGCACCGCAGGGAGCGCGGACATTAAAGCAGGACAACGCCAAGATCACTGTCACCCCGGTGAAGCAGCGGACCAAGGCAGCCGACCAGGAACTCAAGAAGCTCGCTGCCGAGGGCGGAGCCCCGGCGAGGAGCAGCGGGAGCGCCCTGGCTGCGGCCGGTTACACCGGACCGGTCATCACCGACTACTGGTGCGACGCCACCCGTGTGGGGCTGAAGTCGATGTTCAGCCGTGACGAGGCTTGCCTTCTGTACACCTGGACGGTGCAGGTCACGGACAACGCGACCAGGCCGCCGAAGGTCTACCAGCAGTCGTACGAAATGCTCTGGCAGTTGAAGCTGAATCCCGTCGGCGACGAGATCAAGCAGTTCGTCCAGTTCATGCCTCTGTCCGGATCGTCGTCCCCGTATCTCCCGTTCCCGGCCCAGCCGGGCGCGATCAACCTGGACATCACCGCCCAGTGCCCTGGTACCGGGTGCACTGAGGCGGACGGCGTCACGGGCTTCGACTGGCAGGACGGACGTTCCCCGACATGGGCCGGGTCGCTCGACGGCGATCTCGCCCAGGGCAACGCCACCTTGCAATGGAACGGCAGCGTCGCCAATGCGTCCGGATCCAAGGACGTCGATCTGTCGAAAGAACTGCCCCTGAACATACATGCGTACTTCACCACGCACCTCCCGGGCGTGACCATTCCTACGGACCCGCACGGAGACACTCCCACGTTCGACGTCCGGTGCGACAAGGTGGCTTTCACTGGTAAGGCGCCGGGATGCGTGTTCCCCGACTACGTACCGGGCTTCGCACTCAACTCGAAGAAGTTCCCGGCCGCCGCGGCCCACGCCTGGCTGATCCAGAACAAGCTCGCCGGCAACTACGGCCGGGATCCGCTGCATCCTCTGATGTACCTGCCAAAGGCGTCCCGGAACTCTGCTGGGCAGACCGGTGCGGGATGGGGCGAGTCGAAGAACCGGTACCGGATCTGCTACGGCCCCAACGGCATGGTCTACCACAAGGACACCGGTGCCGTTCCAGAGCTGTCGTCGAAGAACTCCGACAAGAAGTCCTGCGACGAGTACCCGTTCAACGCCACCTACCAGTCGGCCGGAATGCCGGCGGTCGAAGGGGGGCTGAACTCGAAACCGGTCACGGACGCCGGGCGCGGCGCCGAGTGCGTGCAGACCTACGTCCCGAAGCTGGCGGACGGTACGTGGAAGCTGTACGACGACAGGCGCTACGCCGCGCCGACCTGGTCGGAGTCGTGCGGCCGCTCGTCGATGTCGAACAACGTCAACACCCAGGCCATGGGGCGGTTCGGCACGGTGTTCGTGCCGGAGTTCCGGATGCTCGACCGTGATCCGTACTGGGTCCGGACGACCGGCCTGGAAAACTGCGACGCATCCGCCGACACGGTCAAGTGCACCATGACCCCGTGA
- a CDS encoding pectinesterase family protein — protein sequence MTETGGKARHRRGSGKLRVGVPLALTAAVGLAYGTVFGVFGQDARPEASAAGTATGTAAGTATGTASGTAAWTDDVADGFASVDALGQKGTYGGRDGRTVTVRTQADLEKYATAAEPYVIVVAGTITMNPKGKEIKVASDKTIVGSGTSGHIVGGGFFLGQGVHNVIIRNLTIRDSYHGTWNDKEHDWDAVQMDGAHHVWIDHNDLRHMADGLIDSRKDTTYVTVSWNRLSDNNKTFGIGWTENVTADLTIHHNWFHETEQRNPSTDNVAHAHLYNNYLQDVPGTDITTAYGNYARGGTRMVLENSYFQGLRNPVTKDTTAAVVQRGNVFSGTSGRNESGGTAFDPRAYYDYTLDRAADVPALLRSGAGPRAAIGTANALAAEATTLTVAKDGTGRYTSVQKAVDAVPAGNTARVVIAVKPGTYRETVKVPATKPHITIQGTGASRKDTVIVFGNAAGTPKPDGSGTYGTGGSATVAVEADDFQARNLTVSNDFDEARNQHLNGHQAVALRTAADRIVLDGVIVSGDQDTLLLDTASKDALGRVHMSNSYVIGNVDFIFGRATAVIDRSVITLKKRWNGTSAGYVTAPSTPAHRKGFLITRSTVNGDVSAGTFHLGRPWHAGGDATLDPQTTVRDTSLSAAVRTAPWTDMGGFSWKDDRFAEYRNTGPGSGPAGTDRPHLTDAQAAGQEPADWLGGWTPTAG from the coding sequence ATGACTGAGACAGGCGGCAAGGCGCGGCACCGCCGCGGGAGCGGGAAGCTGCGGGTCGGTGTGCCGCTGGCCCTGACGGCAGCGGTGGGCCTGGCGTACGGCACGGTCTTCGGGGTCTTCGGCCAGGACGCCCGGCCCGAAGCCTCGGCGGCCGGCACGGCGACCGGCACAGCGGCCGGCACAGCGACCGGCACGGCTTCCGGCACGGCGGCGTGGACCGATGACGTCGCCGACGGTTTCGCGTCCGTCGACGCCCTGGGCCAGAAGGGCACGTACGGCGGCCGGGACGGCAGGACCGTGACCGTACGGACGCAGGCGGACCTGGAGAAATACGCGACCGCGGCCGAGCCCTACGTCATCGTGGTGGCCGGCACGATCACCATGAACCCCAAGGGCAAGGAGATCAAGGTCGCGTCCGACAAGACGATCGTCGGCTCCGGCACCTCGGGCCACATCGTCGGGGGCGGCTTCTTCCTCGGGCAGGGCGTCCACAACGTGATCATCCGGAACCTGACAATCCGGGACTCCTACCACGGCACATGGAACGACAAGGAGCACGACTGGGACGCCGTCCAGATGGACGGAGCGCACCACGTCTGGATCGATCACAACGACCTGCGTCACATGGCCGACGGGCTGATCGACAGCCGCAAGGACACCACGTATGTGACGGTGTCCTGGAACAGGCTGAGCGACAACAACAAGACGTTCGGCATCGGCTGGACGGAGAACGTCACGGCCGACCTCACGATCCACCACAACTGGTTCCACGAGACCGAGCAGCGCAACCCGTCCACCGACAACGTGGCCCACGCCCACCTCTACAACAACTACCTCCAGGACGTCCCCGGCACGGACATCACCACCGCCTACGGCAACTATGCCCGCGGCGGGACCCGGATGGTGCTGGAGAACAGCTACTTCCAGGGCCTGCGGAACCCGGTCACCAAGGACACCACGGCCGCCGTCGTCCAGCGCGGCAACGTCTTCTCCGGCACGAGCGGCCGCAACGAGAGCGGCGGCACGGCGTTCGACCCCCGGGCCTACTACGACTACACACTCGACCGGGCGGCGGACGTCCCCGCGCTGCTGAGGTCGGGAGCCGGGCCGAGGGCGGCCATCGGAACGGCGAACGCCCTCGCGGCCGAAGCCACCACCCTCACGGTCGCCAAGGACGGCACCGGCCGGTACACGAGCGTGCAGAAGGCCGTCGACGCCGTCCCGGCGGGCAACACCGCCCGCGTGGTGATCGCCGTGAAGCCCGGCACCTATCGCGAGACGGTCAAGGTGCCCGCCACCAAGCCCCACATCACGATCCAGGGGACCGGTGCGAGCCGCAAGGACACCGTCATCGTCTTCGGGAACGCCGCGGGTACGCCGAAGCCGGACGGCTCCGGAACCTACGGCACCGGCGGCAGCGCCACCGTCGCGGTGGAGGCGGACGACTTCCAGGCCCGCAACCTCACCGTCTCCAACGACTTCGACGAGGCGAGGAACCAGCACCTCAACGGACACCAGGCGGTGGCCCTGCGCACCGCCGCCGACCGGATCGTCCTCGACGGCGTCATCGTCAGCGGCGACCAGGACACCCTGCTGCTCGACACCGCCTCCAAGGACGCCCTCGGCCGGGTCCACATGTCCAACTCGTACGTCATCGGCAACGTGGACTTCATCTTCGGCCGTGCGACCGCCGTGATCGACAGGTCCGTCATCACCCTCAAGAAGCGGTGGAACGGGACGTCCGCCGGCTACGTCACGGCACCGAGCACCCCCGCGCACCGCAAGGGATTCCTCATCACCCGCTCCACCGTCAACGGCGACGTGTCCGCCGGCACCTTCCACCTCGGCCGGCCCTGGCACGCCGGCGGGGACGCCACGCTCGATCCGCAGACCACGGTCCGTGACACCAGCCTGAGCGCCGCGGTGCGGACGGCGCCGTGGACGGACATGGGCGGTTTCTCCTGGAAGGACGACCGGTTCGCCGAATACCGCAACACCGGCCCCGGCTCCGGGCCGGCCGGCACGGACCGGCCCCACCTGACCGACGCACAGGCCGCCGGGCAGGAGCCCGCGGACTGGCTCGGCGGCTGGACCCCGACCGCGGGGTGA
- a CDS encoding SMI1/KNR4 family protein, with translation MDDLMRAWERIETWLREHQCTSTLSELHPPASEDAIQTLQDALPYPLHPHLAQWLRTHDGALPTSSLWPFRYSPIKAESMESGAHYFRDVFDDFRSEFTDEGLDPEGPEGPWDPPNAYEFWVPVAVTNTGEYLAVDHRPGDTDGSVREIDCEGSEPWGVIRWASLGAMLVEIADGLESGSGVQGAGRTYRYVPQVIQTPPTITDPPLSGAPVVIDGDLVNRLDWRIER, from the coding sequence ATGGACGACCTCATGCGCGCCTGGGAACGCATCGAGACCTGGCTTCGAGAGCATCAGTGCACCAGTACTCTTTCCGAGCTGCACCCGCCGGCCTCCGAAGATGCTATCCAGACCCTCCAGGACGCCCTTCCTTATCCGCTTCATCCTCACCTTGCGCAATGGCTTCGGACTCACGACGGTGCCCTGCCGACGAGTTCCCTCTGGCCGTTCCGGTACTCCCCGATCAAGGCTGAGAGCATGGAGAGTGGTGCGCATTATTTCCGGGATGTTTTCGATGACTTCCGCAGTGAATTCACGGATGAGGGGTTGGATCCCGAGGGCCCGGAAGGACCGTGGGACCCGCCGAATGCGTACGAGTTCTGGGTTCCCGTTGCCGTCACCAATACCGGTGAGTACCTCGCGGTCGACCACCGTCCGGGCGACACCGACGGAAGCGTCCGGGAGATCGATTGTGAAGGTTCGGAGCCGTGGGGCGTGATCCGGTGGGCGAGTCTGGGCGCAATGCTCGTCGAGATCGCGGACGGCCTTGAATCCGGCTCGGGTGTCCAGGGCGCCGGGCGAACGTACCGCTACGTCCCTCAAGTGATCCAGACCCCACCGACCATCACCGACCCCCCACTGTCCGGGGCGCCGGTGGTGATCGACGGAGATCTGGTGAATCGCCTTGACTGGCGGATCGAGCGATAG
- a CDS encoding NAD(P)H-dependent oxidoreductase: MRIGVYLAHPRPGSFNHALFEAVVAELRAHGAEVLAHDLCAEGFPPVLTAGETETVRASDEAPDPQVALHRAEVATLDALVLVHPNWWGMPPAVLAGWVQRVLVPGVAYKLGSADGEPVGLLTAGRALVLNTSDTPADREDGEFGDPLQRVWAACVLPYVGVDDVRRVVFRTVTDSTERERADWLRRARSEAAALLSG, from the coding sequence ATGCGCATCGGGGTCTATCTCGCCCACCCACGGCCGGGCAGCTTCAACCACGCCCTCTTCGAAGCGGTCGTCGCCGAACTGCGGGCGCACGGGGCCGAAGTGCTCGCGCACGACCTGTGTGCCGAGGGCTTCCCGCCGGTGCTGACCGCCGGGGAGACGGAGACGGTCCGGGCTTCGGACGAGGCACCCGATCCCCAAGTCGCCCTGCACCGCGCGGAAGTGGCCACGCTCGACGCGCTGGTCCTCGTCCACCCCAACTGGTGGGGCATGCCACCGGCCGTCCTCGCCGGCTGGGTGCAGCGCGTGCTGGTGCCCGGCGTCGCGTACAAGCTCGGCAGCGCCGACGGCGAGCCCGTCGGGCTGCTGACGGCAGGCAGGGCGCTCGTGCTGAACACCTCGGACACCCCGGCCGACCGGGAGGACGGCGAGTTCGGGGACCCGTTGCAGCGCGTCTGGGCCGCCTGCGTCCTGCCGTACGTCGGCGTCGACGACGTACGGCGGGTCGTCTTCCGCACGGTCACCGACTCGACGGAGCGGGAGCGTGCCGACTGGCTGCGGCGGGCGCGGAGCGAGGCCGCGGCGCTGCTGTCCGGCTGA
- a CDS encoding PhzF family phenazine biosynthesis protein has product MTTKHEVLRYTAFSGDPEGGNPAGVVLDAAGLDDAGMLAIAAELGYSESAFVTAPPEGLEGEPGRTFTIRYFSPRAEVPFCGHATVATAVALGERIGAGDLVFSTRAGTVPVTVAEEDGALRATLTTVEPHSEEIADADLAEALAALDWPAADLDPALPPRIAFAGARHLVLGAATRARLADLAYDFDRLEALMRRLDLTTVQLVWRESGTVFHVRDPFPVGGVVEDPATGAAAGAFGAYARELGLVPEASVLTLHQGADMGRPGVLTVELRAGDKRVRVSGAGTRIA; this is encoded by the coding sequence ATGACGACGAAGCACGAAGTCCTGCGCTACACCGCCTTCTCCGGCGACCCCGAGGGCGGCAATCCCGCCGGAGTGGTCCTCGACGCCGCGGGACTGGACGACGCCGGGATGCTCGCCATCGCGGCGGAGCTCGGGTACAGCGAGTCCGCGTTCGTGACCGCGCCGCCCGAGGGGCTCGAAGGGGAACCGGGACGGACGTTCACCATCCGCTACTTCAGCCCCAGGGCGGAGGTGCCGTTCTGCGGGCACGCCACCGTGGCCACCGCCGTCGCCCTCGGGGAGCGGATCGGGGCCGGGGACCTCGTGTTCTCGACCCGCGCCGGGACGGTCCCGGTGACCGTGGCCGAGGAGGACGGCGCGCTGCGGGCGACCCTGACCACGGTCGAGCCCCACAGCGAGGAGATCGCGGACGCGGACCTCGCGGAGGCACTGGCCGCGCTCGACTGGCCGGCCGCGGACCTGGACCCCGCGCTGCCGCCGCGTATCGCCTTCGCGGGCGCACGCCATCTGGTACTCGGCGCCGCGACCCGGGCCAGGCTGGCGGACCTGGCGTACGACTTCGACCGCCTCGAGGCCCTCATGCGCCGGCTCGACCTGACCACGGTCCAGTTGGTGTGGCGGGAGTCGGGGACCGTCTTCCACGTGCGCGACCCGTTCCCGGTGGGCGGCGTCGTGGAGGACCCGGCGACGGGCGCGGCGGCGGGAGCGTTCGGCGCGTACGCCCGCGAGCTGGGCCTGGTCCCCGAGGCGTCGGTCCTCACCCTCCACCAGGGCGCGGACATGGGCCGCCCCGGTGTGCTGACCGTGGAACTGCGCGCGGGGGACAAGCGGGTACGGGTCTCGGGGGCCGGTACGCGGATCGCCTGA
- a CDS encoding SMI1/KNR4 family protein, translating to MTEEDRVTGAWRRIEAWLKSNAPETASFLQPGAGADQIAQAEAEMASSLRAAAAFHRTRNPEGAARLAERVTIPGPLATWWRLVNGTGPELEWDDPEESLVPRAWLPGWQTFISVQGAAALHARNVDVLIEHQDHTGRWVPFAMFDPDGITGLFMDSTPRAGTFGHVADWSLEDWFTADGVPLPAWLESIAAALEEGQGLDLGDGIADRHMWPCLRAGSLRWLDLVSDATELASEGWQPVNDPR from the coding sequence ATGACGGAAGAGGACAGGGTCACCGGCGCATGGCGACGGATCGAGGCATGGCTCAAGAGCAATGCGCCCGAAACGGCTTCGTTCCTGCAGCCCGGGGCAGGAGCCGACCAGATTGCGCAAGCGGAAGCGGAGATGGCGAGCAGCCTGCGGGCGGCTGCCGCCTTCCATCGGACGCGGAACCCCGAAGGCGCCGCGCGCCTGGCCGAGAGGGTCACGATCCCCGGCCCCCTCGCCACTTGGTGGCGGCTCGTCAATGGGACGGGTCCGGAACTCGAGTGGGACGATCCGGAGGAAAGCCTGGTTCCACGGGCATGGTTGCCCGGATGGCAGACGTTCATCAGTGTTCAGGGGGCTGCGGCCCTGCACGCGCGGAACGTCGACGTGCTGATCGAGCACCAGGACCACACGGGCCGTTGGGTGCCGTTCGCCATGTTCGACCCGGACGGGATCACCGGACTCTTCATGGACTCCACACCGAGGGCGGGGACGTTCGGACATGTCGCCGACTGGAGCCTCGAGGACTGGTTCACCGCTGACGGCGTTCCCCTGCCCGCGTGGCTGGAGAGCATCGCTGCCGCTCTCGAGGAAGGCCAGGGTCTCGACCTCGGCGACGGCATCGCCGACCGGCACATGTGGCCGTGTCTGCGGGCGGGCTCGCTGCGCTGGCTCGACCTCGTGAGCGACGCCACAGAGTTGGCGTCGGAGGGCTGGCAACCCGTCAACGACCCACGGTGA
- a CDS encoding DUF4839 domain-containing protein, whose protein sequence is MADEIKYEYKTVQTVRGTDGWVTSKMRKDGWELVEQAQGTLRTTLNFRRPKKPLPWLLIGSAAAVLVVLAGVIGVASALSDGDEKTDESGKSTAAASEKPSATPTPTAAESAAAEVITSENNADFAALLLTEDTCHEANLDFATKHEGRTVAFNGSIVHMVPHGDYETHYDFLLGPGDKGPQTTIGPAFKYEDVNVFNLNLTGEEIPATVGTGDKFRFIAKVGEFNPVQCLFHLDPVSTEIR, encoded by the coding sequence GTGGCCGACGAGATCAAGTACGAGTACAAGACCGTGCAGACAGTTCGCGGCACCGACGGCTGGGTGACCTCGAAAATGCGGAAGGATGGCTGGGAGCTCGTCGAGCAGGCCCAGGGCACGCTTCGCACCACCCTTAACTTCCGCCGACCGAAGAAGCCGCTGCCGTGGCTCCTGATCGGCTCGGCGGCCGCCGTCCTCGTGGTCCTGGCCGGCGTCATTGGCGTTGCCTCTGCACTCAGCGACGGAGACGAGAAGACGGACGAGTCAGGCAAGTCGACGGCCGCTGCGAGCGAGAAGCCTTCCGCTACGCCGACGCCAACCGCAGCCGAGTCGGCTGCCGCTGAGGTGATCACGTCTGAGAACAACGCGGACTTCGCGGCGCTGCTGCTGACGGAGGATACGTGCCACGAAGCGAACCTGGACTTCGCGACCAAGCACGAGGGCCGGACGGTCGCGTTCAACGGCTCGATCGTGCACATGGTGCCCCACGGTGACTACGAAACCCACTACGACTTCCTCCTGGGCCCAGGCGACAAGGGACCGCAGACGACGATCGGCCCGGCCTTCAAGTACGAGGACGTCAACGTCTTCAACCTGAACCTCACCGGCGAGGAGATCCCCGCCACCGTCGGCACAGGAGACAAGTTCCGCTTCATCGCCAAGGTGGGCGAATTCAACCCGGTCCAGTGCCTCTTCCACCTCGACCCGGTCTCGACGGAAATCCGGTAG